One genomic window of Camelina sativa cultivar DH55 chromosome 5, Cs, whole genome shotgun sequence includes the following:
- the LOC104789337 gene encoding uncharacterized protein LOC104789337 has protein sequence MASSDFEPLALPEPTYGMGLEPIVGANICQHSDLSLVAKVKHALGKASFTKLQSSFLGHIIELSARDIRFSGKIFHYLMLRRLKTRGRNLWFTVDMQPLRFSLREFFLTTGIQCEPIHREPRNNGKDPISEPYSWAVRGDYTLTQLQYRLFNEPEEGEEPLDDKEKECLAAVVLTEGILMTPYSLEKIPLSRLKHASDFEMYTAQPWGKEAYNILATCIQKFDKDSWSKGQYSVKGFPMALYIWALSAVPIFGDTFARRCNFSRTFYPLILNWQSSRYARFDDIVKAIKKATCSSGEAFRERHLLEGPCAFIEDMMSRGSGLPIERLEALQRVRDFCRIAVNELAVEEPLETDISGPAPVLRLQDRPER, from the exons ATGGCATCAAGTGATTTTGAACCCCTTGCACTACCAGAACCAACATATGGTATGGGTTTAGAACCAATTGTTGGAGCAAACATATGTCAACATTCGGACTTAAGCCTAGTTGCCAAAGTTAAACATGCATTAGGAAAAGCATCTTTCACGAAGCTTCAATCTTCCTTCCTTGGGCACATCATCGAACTTTCGGCCAGAGACATCAGATTTTCTGGGAAAATATTCCACTACTTGATGCTGAGAAGGCTGAAGACAAGAGGGAGAAACTTATGGTTTACAGTCGACATGCAACCTCTTCGGTTCTCCTTGAGAGAGTTCTTCCTTACAACAG ggATTCAATGCGAACCTATTCATAGAGAACCAAGGAATAACGGCAAAGATCCAATTAGTGAACCATATTCTTGGGCGGTGAGAGGAGATTACACTTTAACTCAACTTCAATATCGACTATTTAATGAACCAGAAGAGGGTGAAGAACCTTTGGATGACAAGGAAAAGGAATGCCTCGCTGCAGTGGTATTAACAGAAGGTATTTTGATGACACCATATTCATTAGAGAAGATACCTCTGTCTAGGCTTAAGCATGCATCGGATTTCGAGATGTATACAGCCCAACCATGGGGCAAGGAAGCGTATAACATTCTCGCCACATGCATTCAGAAATTCGATAAAGATTCTTGGTCAAAAGGTCAGTATAGTGTCAAGGGATTTCCCATGGCATTATATATATGGGCCTTGAGTGCTGTTCCAATTTTTGGTGATACATTTGCGAGAAGATGTAATTTTTCCAGAACATTTTATCCACTGATTCTCAACTGGCAATCAAGTCGATATGCAAGGTTTGATGATATTGTTAAAGCTATTAAGAAAGCAACTTGt TCATCGGGTGAAGCCTTCCGCGAGCGCCATCTTCTTGAAGGCCCATGTGCCTTTATAGAGGACATGATGTCCAGAGGCTCCGGATTGCCAATCGAAAGGCTAGAGGCCTTACAACGGGTACGAGATTTCTGTCGAATTGCGGTGAACGAACTCGCAGTGGAGGAACCATTGGAGACTGACATATCTGGCCCAGCTCCCGTTCTGCGATTGCAGGACCGTCCAGAACGCTAG
- the LOC104789336 gene encoding mavicyanin-like produces the protein MGDYEAWASSRTFQVGDSLVFAYNNNFYDVTEVTHNGFKMCESSKPLMKYTSGSDSITLTKPGLQQFICGVPGHCKSGQKLQIHVLPTSLGPVTAPVSRPVRSPSSSSSPSPANAPQYQHQMAPSPLQSGASKSASWIGFSLLALILAF, from the coding sequence ATGGGAGATTACGAGGCGTGGGCTTCTTCAAGAACTTTTCAAGTTGGAGACTCTTTGGTGTTTGCATACAACAACAATTTCTATGACGTCACTGAAGTCACTCACAATGGTTTCAAGATGTGTGAATCGTCTAAACCGCTTATGAAATACACAAGTGGATCTGACTCAATCACTCTAACCAAACCGGGACTCCAACAGTTCATATGCGGAGTTCCTGGACATTGCAAGTCGGGACAGAAACTTCAAATTCACGTTTTACCGACCTCGTTGGGTCCCGTGACTGCTCCGGTTTCTAGACCAGTCCGATCACCGAGCTCTTCCTCGTCTCCTTCACCAGCCAATGCTCCACAGTATCAGCATCAGATGGCTCCATCCCCTCTTCAAAGTGGTGCCTCGAAGTCAGCTTCTTGGATCGGCTTTAGCTTGTTGGCCTTGATCTTAGCATTCTAG